In Fodinibius saliphilus, a genomic segment contains:
- a CDS encoding TIGR00341 family protein, whose protein sequence is MSLRIIELIAASESLLEARKTVEEENILGAWTDSVDGGRGILRVLVNVDQTETISDILSEQFGTEEDFRIMLFSVEATLPQPETEEDEPSAEVEKEGPGRVSREELYADVTSDAELNSVYLAMVVLSTLVAGIGLILDDVATIIGAMVIAPLLAPNVSLALAATLGDLDLGWQSIKANATGLIVALGVAFIMGLIFTVDPQSDELISRTMVNLKHIIIALAAGSAGVLAFTRGVPATIVGVMVAVALLPPLVVVGLLLGAGYMQLAIGAGILTLTNLICINLAGISTFLIQGVRPRSWWEEKKAQKASRIALTTWFILLIIFAIIIWYWGQFNVKAMIVS, encoded by the coding sequence ATGAGTTTACGCATAATTGAATTGATTGCCGCTTCAGAATCATTATTAGAAGCACGCAAAACGGTTGAGGAAGAAAATATTCTGGGGGCATGGACTGACAGTGTTGATGGCGGGCGGGGTATACTCCGGGTACTGGTAAATGTAGATCAAACAGAAACCATTTCGGATATACTAAGCGAACAGTTTGGAACTGAAGAGGATTTTAGAATAATGCTGTTTTCAGTGGAGGCGACTTTACCCCAACCAGAAACAGAAGAGGACGAGCCATCAGCCGAAGTTGAAAAGGAAGGACCGGGGAGGGTTAGCCGCGAAGAGTTGTATGCTGATGTCACTTCAGATGCAGAGTTGAATTCTGTGTACTTGGCAATGGTCGTTCTATCTACTCTGGTTGCCGGCATCGGTTTAATACTTGATGATGTTGCCACCATTATTGGGGCGATGGTAATTGCCCCGCTACTAGCACCTAATGTTTCATTGGCACTAGCTGCTACCCTGGGGGATCTTGACCTGGGATGGCAATCGATTAAAGCAAATGCCACCGGCCTAATTGTTGCTTTGGGCGTGGCTTTCATAATGGGGCTTATATTCACAGTAGACCCACAGTCAGATGAGCTAATAAGCCGGACAATGGTTAATCTTAAACACATTATTATTGCTCTTGCGGCGGGTAGTGCAGGAGTATTGGCTTTTACGCGAGGAGTGCCGGCGACTATAGTGGGGGTAATGGTAGCAGTTGCATTACTACCGCCACTGGTGGTTGTGGGATTGTTGCTTGGCGCTGGCTATATGCAGCTCGCGATTGGGGCCGGCATTCTGACACTTACGAACCTTATTTGTATTAACCTGGCAGGTATATCCACTTTTCTTATTCAAGGTGTTCGTCCCCGGAGCTGGTGGGAGGAGAAGAAAGCCCAGAAAGCATCTCGCATAGCGCTTACAACGTGGTTCATTTTGTTGATTATTTTTGCAATTATTATCTGGTATTGGGGACAATTCAATGTAAAAGCGATGATTGTTTCATAA
- a CDS encoding response regulator, with protein METKKVLIVEDELIISMLIERMVGNMGHEVVDKVSSGEEAITAAFDYEPDIILMDIRLKGNINGIEAMTKIREKLDTPVIYISGNTDKLHMDQIESSDYIDFLSKPITFSELNRSFNMAS; from the coding sequence ATGGAAACAAAGAAAGTATTGATTGTAGAAGATGAGTTGATTATATCTATGCTTATAGAGCGCATGGTCGGTAATATGGGGCATGAGGTTGTAGATAAAGTCAGTTCTGGTGAAGAGGCTATTACCGCCGCTTTTGATTATGAACCTGATATCATTTTGATGGATATCCGACTCAAGGGAAATATCAATGGTATTGAAGCAATGACAAAAATACGTGAAAAATTAGATACCCCGGTTATATATATATCTGGCAATACTGATAAACTACATATGGATCAGATCGAGTCCAGTGATTATATTGATTTCTTGTCTAAACCGATTACTTTTTCAGAGCTTAATAGATCCTTTAATATGGCCTCATAG
- a CDS encoding methyl-accepting chemotaxis protein: MNIFNHIKLRYKILVFPTIFIMVVGAIFYTTQWSNETIKKELNTVQYSYIPYNDLTNRMSSTQAAIEKSLQDAVAAKDKAMVEETASLAKQFRQLADSAKTIKADNDYALLDSTLQSFSKYYEQGVKASSMMITQDFSEEVSNNVQAMIAEQKKLKRLLNKASNLEVNTAFDNAHKQLTELSATINKLLLISLGLFIGLSLLLSHAIAGALRKMVKKIKELADGNLSIQISDKNLRRKDEIGDISKAMDSLVTQLKNVIKGVQRESQEISQISEQLEATSNQMARGSNEQAEFVDEISSTMEQVSTNITQNAENAQQTNVISRDANEQLKEVGEKSKKAIEANETITNRINQINEIASQTNILALNAAIEAARAGEAGKGFAVVAKEVQVLAEKSKNVGDEIVELTNAAYELSSKAGEVMFDTIPKIKETSDLVQEISIASDEQSQGANEVNQSIQQLNTLSQQSAASSEELASSAEQLMNQSERLKQSISYYHLEENAPQQQTPNPQSFNKHNNTNGNGQKHQNGVHADDFTL; the protein is encoded by the coding sequence ATGAATATATTCAATCACATAAAACTCAGGTATAAGATTCTTGTTTTCCCTACCATATTTATTATGGTTGTGGGTGCAATATTTTATACAACGCAGTGGAGTAATGAAACGATAAAAAAAGAACTGAATACCGTTCAGTATTCTTATATCCCCTATAATGACCTGACTAACCGAATGAGCTCAACTCAGGCAGCTATTGAGAAATCACTTCAGGATGCAGTTGCTGCAAAAGATAAGGCCATGGTTGAAGAAACAGCTTCACTGGCTAAGCAGTTTAGGCAACTAGCTGACAGTGCCAAGACTATTAAAGCTGATAACGATTATGCACTACTCGATAGCACATTACAATCGTTCAGCAAATATTATGAGCAAGGGGTAAAAGCCTCAAGTATGATGATTACCCAAGACTTCTCGGAAGAGGTCAGTAATAATGTTCAAGCAATGATTGCTGAACAAAAAAAATTAAAGCGACTGCTAAACAAAGCATCTAATTTAGAAGTTAATACTGCCTTCGACAATGCTCATAAACAGCTGACTGAGTTAAGTGCAACAATTAACAAGCTACTGCTTATTAGCTTGGGATTATTTATTGGTCTTTCCCTATTACTTTCACATGCCATTGCCGGTGCTTTACGTAAGATGGTTAAAAAGATCAAGGAACTTGCCGATGGTAATTTAAGTATCCAAATATCTGATAAAAACCTTCGGCGGAAAGATGAAATTGGTGATATATCAAAAGCAATGGACAGTCTCGTCACTCAGCTAAAGAATGTTATCAAAGGTGTACAACGGGAGTCGCAAGAGATATCACAAATAAGCGAGCAGCTTGAAGCCACCTCCAATCAAATGGCACGCGGTTCTAATGAACAAGCTGAATTCGTAGATGAAATCTCCAGCACAATGGAACAGGTTTCTACCAATATTACTCAAAATGCTGAAAATGCACAACAAACGAATGTCATTTCCAGAGATGCCAATGAACAGTTAAAAGAGGTGGGTGAGAAATCGAAAAAAGCTATTGAAGCTAACGAAACCATTACCAATAGAATTAACCAAATTAACGAAATCGCTTCTCAAACAAATATTTTGGCCCTTAATGCCGCTATTGAAGCAGCACGAGCGGGAGAAGCAGGTAAAGGTTTTGCAGTAGTGGCCAAAGAGGTTCAAGTGCTTGCCGAAAAAAGTAAGAACGTGGGTGATGAAATTGTCGAACTTACCAATGCGGCTTATGAGCTTTCATCAAAAGCCGGAGAGGTTATGTTTGATACGATCCCTAAGATTAAAGAAACATCTGACCTGGTTCAAGAAATTTCTATTGCCAGTGATGAACAAAGTCAAGGGGCTAACGAAGTGAATCAGTCTATACAACAATTAAATACACTCTCGCAACAAAGTGCTGCATCCAGCGAAGAGTTGGCTTCATCGGCAGAACAGCTTATGAATCAATCGGAACGACTGAAGCAATCTATATCTTATTATCATTTGGAGGAGAATGCTCCCCAGCAACAGACCCCAAATCCACAATCGTTTAACAAGCACAACAACACAAATGGTAATGGACAAAAGCATCAAAACGGTGTTCATGCAGACGATTTCACATTATAG
- a CDS encoding NfeD family protein: MDAETLTMVFFIGGILLMIVEAMIPGGVSFFLGVSGLIVGALRWFGILDSPATSVITWLFTSVALILAMRPILMKYWGGESSYKLANEDVEAMDEVVEVIETVDAESQSGRVRFQGISWKAKTLEGEIPAGSKAKIRYRDNVTWIVEPLDEIEQ; the protein is encoded by the coding sequence ATGGATGCAGAGACACTGACAATGGTTTTTTTCATTGGCGGAATTCTACTCATGATTGTAGAAGCCATGATCCCAGGTGGCGTTTCTTTTTTCTTGGGCGTAAGCGGACTTATTGTAGGCGCACTCCGCTGGTTTGGGATTCTGGACAGTCCAGCTACCTCGGTCATCACTTGGCTTTTCACTTCAGTAGCACTCATTCTTGCAATGCGTCCTATATTAATGAAGTATTGGGGCGGTGAAAGTAGCTATAAACTAGCTAATGAAGACGTTGAGGCGATGGATGAGGTTGTGGAAGTTATTGAAACAGTAGATGCTGAAAGCCAGTCAGGAAGAGTACGGTTTCAAGGAATCTCTTGGAAGGCAAAAACACTAGAGGGAGAAATTCCCGCCGGATCAAAGGCGAAAATTCGCTACCGAGATAATGTAACCTGGATTGTAGAGCCACTCGACGAAATTGAACAATAA
- a CDS encoding FAD-binding oxidoreductase: MSEIKLPEVELNIYTPREPVEVPVVENRICSKASSPNYVRHMTFDIGGTELENHVRVGQSIGILPPGKNEKGRDYKLRLYSVSSPTEGEGGESNLVSTTVKRTIEELDDNTLYLGVCSNYLADLSPGDTVKMTGPSGRRFLLPENSQDFNYIFFATGTGIAPYRGMIKELMDAGFENEIVLVFGCPYRTDLLYPDYFEELDLEKENFHYLPRVSREDRREDGSKKYVQTALWDDTELLDPLLEKENTLMYICGLKGMERGIYTALAQKGLHQYLDLREPAAGKEPTDWDDRDMKRYVKPSPRTFVEVY; encoded by the coding sequence ATGTCCGAGATTAAGCTTCCGGAAGTTGAATTGAATATATATACCCCCCGCGAACCTGTGGAAGTTCCAGTTGTGGAAAACAGAATATGTAGTAAGGCCAGTAGTCCTAATTACGTGCGTCACATGACTTTTGATATAGGGGGAACGGAGCTTGAAAATCATGTGCGGGTTGGGCAATCTATTGGTATTCTCCCTCCTGGTAAAAACGAAAAGGGTCGTGATTATAAGTTGCGATTGTATTCAGTTTCTTCTCCCACAGAAGGGGAAGGGGGAGAGTCGAACTTGGTCTCTACTACTGTAAAACGTACGATCGAAGAGTTGGACGATAACACACTATATTTAGGGGTCTGTTCTAACTATTTGGCTGATTTATCACCGGGAGATACCGTAAAAATGACCGGCCCCAGTGGACGACGGTTCTTGCTGCCCGAAAACAGCCAAGACTTCAACTATATATTTTTTGCAACGGGTACAGGGATCGCACCATACCGTGGTATGATTAAAGAGCTTATGGATGCAGGTTTTGAAAATGAAATTGTACTCGTTTTTGGATGTCCTTATCGAACAGATTTACTGTATCCTGATTACTTTGAGGAGCTGGATTTGGAAAAGGAAAACTTTCACTATCTTCCCCGTGTTTCTCGTGAAGATCGGCGCGAAGATGGTTCTAAAAAATATGTACAAACAGCTTTATGGGATGATACCGAATTGCTGGATCCCTTATTAGAGAAGGAAAACACATTAATGTATATATGTGGTCTGAAAGGTATGGAACGAGGAATTTATACCGCGTTGGCACAAAAGGGACTACATCAGTATCTGGATTTGAGAGAACCGGCAGCAGGCAAAGAACCTACTGATTGGGATGACAGAGACATGAAGCGTTATGTGAAACCTTCACCTCGTACTTTTGTAGAGGTCTACTAA
- a CDS encoding BspA family leucine-rich repeat surface protein: MSIKPIISLCIVASILSFSACSDNGTGTDNDDGGEPPENNEAFYLADNGVTIKCDEAEAGQKGTIDGDTYTKRSADNITPDNAETTCTSGITDMSSLFFDETSFNADLSHWDVSSVKNMKSLFRNAKNFNSDLNEWDVSSVTTMAEIFKKASSFNGNISNWNVSSVTNMHSMFMYAESFNGDISSWDVSNVTNMIQMFSNASSFNSDISSWNVSNVTYMTNMFRKASSFNSDISSWNVSNVTNMRGMFAGFDFASFNGDLSGWDVSSVTDMRSMFLGAKNFTSDLNGWDVSSVTDMSSMFSNAKNFNSDLNGWDVSNVTDMVGMFREAESFNGNISSWDVSSVKSMETMFYGAKAFNQDLSGWDVSSVTDMSSMFSNAKNFNSDLNGWDVSNVTDMVGMFREAESFNGNISSWNVANVENMTMMFQFANTFSGDISSWDVSSVTDMSSMFSNAKNFNSDLNGWDVSNVTDMVGMFREAESFNGNISSWNVSSVTSMETMFYGALTFNQDISGWCVSKINSKPDNFSRDCPLQESYHPMWGTCP; the protein is encoded by the coding sequence ATGTCAATAAAGCCAATTATTTCGCTTTGTATTGTAGCAAGTATACTTTCATTTTCGGCCTGTAGTGATAATGGTACTGGCACAGATAATGATGATGGCGGAGAGCCCCCGGAAAACAATGAAGCCTTTTATCTGGCCGATAACGGAGTTACCATTAAGTGCGATGAGGCCGAGGCAGGACAAAAGGGTACTATAGATGGAGACACCTATACCAAGAGAAGTGCTGATAATATAACACCCGACAATGCCGAAACTACCTGTACCAGTGGGATAACAGATATGTCATCACTGTTTTTTGACGAAACCTCCTTTAACGCTGATCTCAGCCATTGGGACGTCAGCAGTGTCAAAAACATGAAAAGCCTGTTTAGAAATGCCAAAAACTTTAACAGTGACCTGAACGAGTGGGACGTCAGCAGTGTCACAACGATGGCTGAAATATTTAAAAAAGCTTCCTCGTTTAACGGAAATATTAGCAACTGGAATGTTAGCAGTGTCACAAATATGCATAGTATGTTTATGTATGCTGAATCGTTCAACGGTGATATTAGTAGCTGGGACGTTAGTAACGTCACAAATATGATCCAGATGTTTAGTAATGCTAGCTCGTTCAATAGCGATATTAGCAGCTGGAACGTCAGCAATGTCACATACATGACAAATATGTTTAGAAAAGCTTCCTCGTTCAACAGCGACATCAGCAGTTGGAACGTGAGCAATGTTACAAATATGAGAGGTATGTTTGCTGGTTTTGATTTTGCATCTTTTAACGGTGACCTTAGCGGATGGGACGTCAGTAGTGTTACTGATATGAGAAGTATGTTTTTAGGGGCCAAAAACTTCACTAGCGACTTGAACGGCTGGGACGTCAGCAGTGTCACTGATATGAGTAGTATGTTTAGCAATGCCAAAAACTTCAACAGCGATCTCAACGGGTGGGACGTGAGTAATGTCACCGATATGGTTGGTATGTTTAGAGAAGCCGAATCGTTCAACGGCAACATCAGTAGCTGGGATGTTAGCAGTGTTAAAAGTATGGAAACTATGTTTTATGGCGCAAAAGCTTTTAATCAGGATTTAAGCGGATGGGACGTCAGCAGTGTCACTGATATGAGTAGTATGTTTAGCAATGCCAAAAACTTCAACAGCGACCTCAACGGGTGGGACGTGAGTAATGTCACCGATATGGTTGGTATGTTTAGAGAAGCTGAATCGTTCAACGGCAACATCAGTAGCTGGAACGTAGCCAATGTTGAAAATATGACTATGATGTTTCAATTTGCCAATACGTTCAGCGGCGACATTAGCAGCTGGGACGTCAGTAGTGTCACTGATATGAGTAGTATGTTTAGCAATGCTAAAAACTTCAACAGCGACCTCAACGGGTGGGACGTGAGTAATGTCACCGATATGGTTGGTATGTTTAGAGAAGCTGAATCGTTCAACGGCAACATCAGCAGCTGGAACGTTAGCAGTGTTACAAGTATGGAAACTATGTTTTATGGCGCATTAACTTTTAATCAGGATATAAGTGGCTGGTGCGTTTCCAAGATCAACTCGAAACCTGACAACTTTTCTAGAGATTGCCCGCTTCAGGAGAGCTATCATCCAATGTGGGGAACTTGTCCATAA
- a CDS encoding SPFH domain-containing protein: MIELISQGVLGLLSIYVLFKFIQSIQLVPTQKAYIVERLGNYHKTLGPGFHALIPFFDRVKYRQDLREETIEVQPQECFTKDNVKVEVDGVIYLAVIDPVNASYGVTDYRFAAVQLAQTTTRSIIGTMNLDDTFEDRAIINKEVVEVLSEMEKAWGIRVLRYEIKNIYTPKTIQNAMERQMTAERERRATIAKSEGIMQSTINDAEGEKEEIINVSEGEMQRQINEAEGVAQEIESLAEATAISIEEIADALSHEKGKEAMQMRLAEKYISQLSKLANDKNDVIIPKDVTNYDAIMHGLSLDKISIVPEEDKNS; encoded by the coding sequence ATGATTGAACTAATTAGCCAAGGTGTACTCGGACTTTTAAGTATTTATGTATTATTTAAATTCATACAATCCATTCAGTTGGTACCTACCCAAAAGGCCTATATTGTTGAACGGCTTGGAAACTACCATAAAACATTGGGACCCGGTTTCCATGCCCTTATTCCGTTTTTTGATCGCGTAAAATACCGACAAGATCTGCGTGAAGAAACCATTGAGGTACAACCTCAAGAGTGTTTTACCAAAGATAATGTAAAGGTGGAAGTGGATGGTGTTATTTATTTAGCAGTGATAGATCCGGTCAATGCCAGTTATGGTGTTACTGACTACCGTTTTGCTGCGGTACAACTGGCCCAAACAACGACCCGTTCTATTATTGGTACTATGAACCTGGATGATACTTTCGAGGATCGAGCGATTATCAATAAAGAAGTGGTCGAGGTACTTAGTGAAATGGAAAAAGCATGGGGCATTCGCGTACTGCGGTATGAGATCAAAAACATCTACACGCCTAAGACGATCCAAAATGCTATGGAGCGCCAGATGACCGCAGAACGTGAGCGCCGAGCAACGATAGCAAAGTCCGAAGGGATTATGCAATCGACAATTAACGATGCCGAAGGAGAAAAAGAAGAGATTATTAACGTTTCGGAAGGTGAAATGCAGCGTCAGATCAATGAAGCCGAGGGGGTGGCTCAAGAGATTGAATCACTGGCAGAAGCAACAGCTATATCAATTGAAGAGATCGCGGATGCCCTCTCCCATGAAAAGGGGAAAGAAGCCATGCAGATGCGGCTAGCAGAAAAATATATTAGCCAGCTTTCTAAATTAGCTAATGATAAAAATGATGTTATCATCCCTAAAGATGTAACAAACTACGATGCCATCATGCACGGACTTTCTTTGGATAAGATCTCTATCGTCCCGGAAGAAGATAAAAATTCGTAA
- a CDS encoding SPFH domain-containing protein: protein MWTTLLIIIALGVFVFTKVFIIVEMREEVIQERLGKYIKTLTPGLHFLIPFVDRPAYRQEMREQVIDVPSQTCITKDNIEVEVDGLVYVKVMDSYKASYGIGNYKLAAINLAQTTMRSEIGKITLDDTFSEREQMNENIVREIDKASDPWGIKVLRYEIRNIRPSDNLINTLEKQMEAERDKRAEITESTGTRDFKINESQGERQEAILLSEAKRQKRINEAKGKAKEIELIAKATSKGIKRVSEAIAKPGGDLAVKTKLIEQFIGQLGNVIERSNVSVLPTETANLKTFFEGVGKVSDHTPTSTTNTKGGAQ, encoded by the coding sequence ATGTGGACAACCCTATTAATTATTATAGCCCTTGGCGTCTTTGTTTTTACAAAGGTGTTTATCATCGTAGAGATGCGCGAAGAAGTCATTCAGGAGCGTTTGGGTAAATATATCAAAACTCTTACACCGGGTCTTCATTTCTTAATTCCATTCGTAGACCGTCCAGCTTATCGTCAAGAAATGCGTGAACAGGTTATCGATGTACCCAGCCAAACCTGTATTACCAAAGACAATATTGAAGTTGAGGTTGACGGATTGGTCTATGTTAAAGTTATGGACTCGTACAAAGCAAGCTACGGAATCGGCAATTATAAACTGGCAGCCATTAACTTGGCACAGACAACTATGCGTAGCGAAATTGGTAAAATTACACTGGATGATACTTTCTCGGAACGCGAACAGATGAATGAAAATATCGTCCGCGAAATTGACAAGGCGTCTGATCCGTGGGGCATAAAAGTGCTCCGATATGAAATACGAAACATTCGCCCTTCTGACAACCTCATTAACACGCTCGAAAAACAGATGGAGGCCGAACGGGATAAACGTGCAGAAATCACCGAATCTACCGGAACGCGTGATTTCAAAATTAATGAGTCTCAAGGAGAACGCCAGGAAGCAATTCTATTATCTGAAGCTAAACGCCAAAAGCGTATCAACGAAGCTAAAGGGAAGGCTAAAGAGATAGAACTTATTGCAAAAGCTACTTCTAAAGGCATTAAGCGGGTTTCTGAAGCTATTGCCAAACCGGGCGGTGATTTAGCCGTTAAAACTAAGCTTATAGAACAATTTATCGGGCAGTTGGGCAATGTTATTGAACGTTCAAATGTATCAGTACTGCCTACAGAAACTGCCAATTTAAAAACATTTTTCGAAGGGGTCGGAAAGGTCAGTGACCATACCCCCACTTCAACCACCAATACTAAGGGAGGCGCACAATGA
- a CDS encoding substrate-binding domain-containing protein: MKNLIATLGILLLAFATEATAQSFKVIVNKANETESVSKKELSRIFLKNKTKWDDGSEITPVDLKASSATRKAFSNDIHGRDVGAIRSYWQQAAFSGKGTAPVERSSDAEIITFVTNNPGAVGYISESTDATGVKVLTIN; encoded by the coding sequence ATGAAAAATCTAATAGCAACTTTAGGTATACTTCTGCTTGCTTTTGCAACGGAAGCAACAGCACAATCATTTAAAGTGATTGTCAATAAAGCGAATGAGACGGAGTCTGTATCGAAAAAAGAACTATCCCGAATCTTTCTTAAAAACAAAACTAAATGGGATGATGGTTCTGAAATAACCCCGGTAGATTTGAAGGCCAGTTCTGCCACGCGGAAGGCATTTTCAAATGACATTCACGGGCGAGATGTTGGTGCCATAAGAAGTTATTGGCAGCAAGCTGCTTTTTCAGGAAAAGGAACTGCTCCTGTCGAACGCTCTAGTGATGCTGAGATCATCACTTTTGTCACAAACAATCCCGGTGCAGTTGGTTATATATCTGAATCAACCGATGCAACAGGGGTAAAGGTGTTGACTATTAATTAA